A window from Triticum aestivum cultivar Chinese Spring chromosome 6D, IWGSC CS RefSeq v2.1, whole genome shotgun sequence encodes these proteins:
- the LOC123143263 gene encoding GDSL esterase/lipase At1g09390 produces MNGGGGVGAGKISLRLQYYVLLAGVGAVLLVGCLKYMPAAAVVAAGYGSWGSGLAVASRAAEPEASPVVIFNFGDSNSDTGGMAAASGLNIALPEGRTYFRRPTGRLSDGRLVIDFICESLGTPHLSPYLKALGSDFSNGANFAIGGSTATPGGSPFSLDVQLHQFLYFRTRSFELLNKGEKTPVDREGFRNAIYAIDIGHNDLSAYLHLPYDQVLAKIPAIVGHIKFGMETLYAHGARKFWIHGTGALGCLPQKLSIPRDDDSDLDANGCLNKYNDVAKAFNEKLAETCNQLRQRMADAAIVFTDLYPIKYDLVANHTKYGVERPLMACCGNGGPPHNYNHFKMCMSGEMQLCDMDAKFISWDGIHLTEFANAIVASKLLTGDYSKPRVRIASLVNSTAPHDG; encoded by the exons ATGAACGGCGGAGGGGGCGTGGGCGCGGGCAAGATCAGCCTGCGGCTGCAGTACTACGTGCTGCTGGCGGGGGTGGGGGCCGTGCTGCTCGTCGGCTGCCTCAAGTAcatgccggcggcggcggtggtggcggccggGTACGGGTCCTGGGGGAGCGGGCTGGCCGTCGCCAGCCGCGCCGCGGAGCCGGAGGCGTCCCCGGTGGTGATCTTCAACTTCGGGGACTCCAACTCCGACACGGGCGGCATGGCGGCGGCCAGCGGCCTCAACATTGCGCTCCCGGAGGGCCGCACCTACTTCCGCCGCCCCACCGGAAGGCTCTCCGACGGCCGCCTCGTCATCGACTTCATCT GTGAGAGCCTGGGCACGCCTCATCTGAGCCCGTATCTCAAGGCGCTGGGCTCCGACTTCAGCAACGGCGCCAACTTCGCCATCGGCGGGTCGACGGCGACGCCGGGGGGATCCCCCTTCTCGCTCGACGTGCAGCTTCATCAGTTCCTCTACTTCAGAACCAGGTCTTTCGAGCTGCTCAACAAAG GTGAGAAGAcgcctgttgatcgggaggggttccGGAACGCCATCTACGCCATCGACATCGGGCACAACGATCTCTCCGCTTATCTTCACCTCCCCTACGATCAAGTGCTCGCCAAGATCCCTGCCATAGTCGGTCACATCAAATTCGGCATGGAG ACCCTGTACGCGCACGGGGCTCGGAAGTTCTGGATCCACGGGACGGGGGCGCTGGGCTGCCTGCCGCAGAAGCTGTCCATCCCCAGGGACGACGACAGCGACCTCGACGCCAACGGCTGCCTCAACAAGTACAACGACGTCGCCAAGGCCTTCAACGAGAAGCTCGCCGAGACCTGCAACCAGCTCCGGCAGCGCATGGCCGACGCCGCCATCGTCTTCACCGACCTGTACCCCATCAAGTATGACCTCGTGGCCAACCACACCAAGTACGGCGTCGAGAGGCCCCTCATGGCGTGCTGCGGCAACGGCGGCCCACCCCACAACTACAACCACTTCAAGATGTGCATGTCGGGGGAGATGCAGCTGTGCGACATGGACGCAAAGTTCATCAGCTGGGACGGCATCCACCTCACCGAGTTCGCCAACGCCATCGTCGCCTCCAAGCTGCTCACCGGCGACTACTCCAAGCCCAGGGTCAGGATCGCCAGCCTCGTCAACTCCACCGCGCCTCACGATGGCTAG